From Anomalospiza imberbis isolate Cuckoo-Finch-1a 21T00152 chromosome 22, ASM3175350v1, whole genome shotgun sequence, a single genomic window includes:
- the LARP4 gene encoding la-related protein 4 isoform X6, protein MLLFVEQVTSKGAGLNPNAKVWQEVPQGSGEAVPPTNGTEHTWQETAAAQGTPAEGNIEISEDSCKQYEVMYSPSCEAPRNGTGVDEASANGIVLATEELGYQIYEVSGDGSSTVSTEDIRECLRKQLEFCFSRENLSKDLYLMSQMDSDQFVPIWTIANMEGIKKLTTDMDLILEVLRSSPMVQVDERGEKVRPNHKRCIIILREIPETTPIEEVKALFKNENCPKVISCEFAHNNNWYVTFQSDTDAQQAFKYLREEVKTFQGKPVMARIKAINTFFAKNGYRVVDSSVYPQPVQTQAQFASPLFMQPVYSPQQYSIYSIVPQTWSPNPAPYFETPLAPFPNGGFVNGFNTPGSYKTNAASLSIGRPFHRNR, encoded by the exons ATGCTGCTGTTCGTGGAG CAGGTAACATCGAAAGGTGCTGGCTTGAACCCCAACGCAAAAGTGTGGCAAGAAGtgccccagggcagtggtgaggCCGTGCCCCCCACCAATGGCACAGAGCACACGTGGCAGGAGACCGCAGCAGCCCAGGGGACTCCAGCCGAGG GTAACATAGAGATCTCAGAGGACAGCTGCAAGCAGTATGAAGTGATGTATTCCCCGTCCTGTGAAGCCCCGAGGAATGGCACAGGAGTTGATGAGGCGTCAGCAAATGGAATTGTCCTGGCGACTGAAGAGCTGGGATACCAAATCTATGAAGTGTCTG GTGATGGCAGCTCCACTGTGTCCACAGAAGACATCAGAGAATGTTTGAGAAAACAGCTTGAATTCTGCTTCTCTCG AGAGAATCTTTCAAAGGATCTCTACTTGATGTCTCAGATGGACAGTGATCAGTTTGTTCCAATATGGACAATTGCCAACATGGAAGGGATTAAGAAGCTGACAACAGACATGGACCTTATTCTTGAAGTTTTGAGAT CTTCTCCTATGGTACAAGTGGATGAAAGGGGGGAGAAAGTCAGACCAAACCACAAACGATGTATTATTATTCTCCGTGAGATCCCTGAAACTACACCTATAGAG GAGGTGAAGGCTCTGTTCAAGAATGAGAACTGCCCCAAGGTGATAAGCTGTGAGTTTGCTCACAACAACAACTGGTACGTTACATTCCAGTCCGACACAGACGcgcaacag GCGTTCAAATACTTGAGGGAAGAAGTGAAAACCTTTCAGGGCAAGCCAGTAATG GCCAGGATAAAAGCCATCAACACGTTTTTTGCTAAGAATGGTTACCGGGTCGTGGATTCCAGTGTGTATCCCCAGCCCGTGCAGACCCAAGCCCAGTTTGCCTCCCCCCTGTTTATGCAGCCTGTATATAGCCCTCAGCAGTACTCGATTTACAGCATCGTGCCTCAGACGTGGTCTCCAAATCCTGCACCTTACTTTGAGACACCACTG GCCCCGTTTCCCAACGGTGGATTTGTGAATGGCTTTAATACACCAGGATCATACAAAACAAATGCTGCTTCTCTCAGTATCGGTCGCCCATTCCACAGGAATCGGTAA